In the genome of Mytilus edulis chromosome 3, xbMytEdul2.2, whole genome shotgun sequence, one region contains:
- the LOC139516378 gene encoding ras-related protein Rab-4B yields MSESYDFLFKFLVIGSAGTGKSCILHQFIENKFKQDSNHTIGVEFGSKVVNVGGKSVKLQIWDTAGQERFRSVTRSYYRGAAGALLVYDITSRETYNALTNWLTDARTLASPNIVIILVGNKKDLEAEREVTFLEASRFAQENELMFLETSALTGENIEETFLKCARNILTKIESGELDPERMGSGIQYGDSSLRRLQQREQQRQKKGICDC; encoded by the exons acttCTTATTTAAATTCTTGGTGATAGGGAGTGCTGGTACAGGAAAATCTTGTATTTTACATCAgtttatagaaaataaat TTAAACAAGATTCTAATCACACTATTGGAGTAGAGTTTGGAAGTAAAGTGGTAAATGTTGGCGGTAAATCAGTGAAGTTACAGATCTGGGACACTGCTGGTCAGGAAAGATTCAG ATCTGTAACAAGAAGTTATTACAGAGGTGCAGCAGGTGCCCTTCTTGTGTATGATATAACAAG TCGAGAGACTTACAATGCCTTAACAAACTGGTTGACAGATGCTAGGACGCTGGCCAGTCCTAACATTGTCATCATCCTTGTAGGAAATAAAAAAGATCTGGAAGCTGAGAGAGAAGTTACATTTCTAGAGGCCAGTAGATTTGCACAAGAAAATG aaCTGATGTTTTTAGAGACCAGTGCATTGACAGGAGAAAATATTGAAGAAACATTTCTGAAGTGTGCAAGAAATATTTTGACCAAGATTGAATCAG gTGAATTAGACCCTGAGAGAATGGGATCAGGTATACAGTATGGTGATAGTTCATTACGTCGTCTACAGCAAAGAGAACAACAGCGACAGAAGAAAGGAATCTGTGACTGTTAG
- the LOC139516379 gene encoding centriole, cilia and spindle-associated protein-like, whose product MVFKRSEYGLQFKKSHLVRNIPEYYNNVEYRTHRRELEHAHTPLSWDFEQDSGDSKTTSEEEICDQLQQKLQVIEEKDDDKSEELIKQAKDKLAKYDSKDNQNTEDLKRDICKSTDDIRTKGDNKDVVVVQSKGDNDKPEKIVQIQTNNKAVVKSKGLKTYLCKKSDDLKLDLKSSEEKKKPKKLRPKSSPIYRPPFVAYGCGDKERETGVKKSFNVRASNDVYPAAMKALVDHHERQKKRETARKCLSARERKRKALVLEKAAKEVAGWQSEYRRMYPEYKAEEYARSVSNLQERPRCFRPYKF is encoded by the exons ATGGTGTTTAAAAGATCAGAGTATGGACTTCAGTTTAAAAAATCACATCTTGTCAGGAACATACCTGAATATTATAACAATGTAGAATACAGAACACATCGTAGAGAATTGGAACACGCCCATACACCGCTGTCCTGGGACTTTGAACAGGATTCAGGTGATTCAAAAACAACTTCTGAGGAAGAAATCTGTGACCAATTACAACAAAAACTACAAGTTATTGAGGAGAAAGATGATGATAAATCTGAGGAACTCATAAAACAAGCAAAAGATAAATTGGCGAAATATGACAGTAAAGACAATCAAAATACAGAAGATTTGAAAAGAGACATTTGTAAATCAACTGATGATATCagaacaaagggagataacaaaGATGTAGTAGTAGTACagtcaaagggagataatgacAAACctgaaaaaattgtacaaatacaGACCAACAATAAAGCAGTTGTAAAATCAAAAGGATTAAAGACTTATCTATGCAAAAAATCTGATGATCTTAAATTGGATCTGAAATCAT CTGAAGAGAAAAAGAAACCTAAGAAATTGAGACCAAAGTCTTCACCAATTTACAGACCACCATTTGTTGCTTATGGATGTGGTGATAAAGAAAGAGAGACAGGGGTCAAAAAGTCATTTAATGTTCGTGCTTCAAATGAT gtTTATCCAGCGGCAATGAAAGCCTTGGTAGACCACCATGAAAGACAGAAGAAAAGAGAGACAGCAAGAAAATGCTTATCAGCGAGAGAAAGAAAGAGGAAAGCATTGGTTCTAGAGAAAGCAGCAAAGGAAGTTGCCGGCTGGCAATCAGAGTATCGTAGAATGTACCCAGAATACAAAGCTGAAGAATACGCTAGGTCTGTGTCAAATCTTCAAGAGAGGCCACGATGCTTCAGACCCTATAAATTTTAG